The nucleotide sequence TTGAAAGACCATCTATTTGTCCTGCCGCATTGTAGTGATAGATCACCACCTCACCGTCAGGATAAGTCATCGTCCGCACACGGTTCCAACTGTCGTAGGTAGCACCGTAGACATAAGTCCTAATATCTGCCACACTCGCTATTGTTGAATTTCGCTTGAATGAGAATAACTAAGACTATGAAGGGAATCTCTATATCATTGTGACGAACTTTTAATAATAGCTTTGTCCCTTAGTCTCCATATTTTTTAAATATAATAACAACAAGATAACCATTATACCTAAGCCTACAATTGCAAATCTCCAAAAGCCATTCCCATCTCCTTCATAAAAATATAGTTAAAGCATTTATTATAAAAAAACTTTTTATGCAGCTTATGATGATTTAAATCTTCTTCAGTTACTGGTACTGTATAATTCTGCCCAGCATAATTTATGGTAATTGTTGCAGATACATCAACATTACCAGGATTCACTTCTAAAATTTTGTAAGAATTATCTGGGATTCTTACTGAGTAATGCTTGTTAGTTAATAATGCAGCACAACTATACGAAAACCATGCGATACAGAAAAAGGATACTATCCAAACATACCTAATTAAGATTCTACTTTTGTATTTATTTATCGCCATATTCTTTGGGTAATAGCTCTACGGCTTTACGAGTTATCTGTTTATGCGTTGTCTTTAATCCTGTTAGAAATCCAGAAAGGAGACCATAGTTTAGCTTGGCTTCTTTTAGGCCAGCTAAAGCTTTACTTACTAGTTTTGCATTAGGAGATCTTCTACTCTGATAATCTTTAAGAGCCTTCAAGGCTCTCTGATAGTTCTGTCTTGCCCCTATAGTAGCTTTTTTTATATAAGCAATAGGAAGAATGTGTCCAAATCCCTTACTTATTAGTGTTTGTGCTACTATTGCTTTTACATCAATACTCTTACCTGTAATCATTTTTGAAATAGCACTTTCTACTCCTTCAAGTATAATTCCTATACCTTCCTTGAGAATCCACTTAGCAATAGGATTTCTCACAATCTTTACCATGGTTGAAATTCCATTATCCAATGCTCCGCTTATAGCACCTGTTCCTACATTATATGCAATGCTTACACCGTCTTTCCATGTTAAACTCTTGTTAGCTTTAACAAATGAACTTATAGAAAGGTTATCCATTTTCTGGAACATTATAGAAAGGTATTCTGATGCACCACCAGCAACCCCTCCGATAATAACGCCATCAATCCCTATTTTTCCATTTTTGTCATAGTATCTAATAGGATTATCAGAGCAATAGACATAACTAAGTAACGTTGGCTTTGTGAGGCTCATTGGATCCACCCCATACCAAATACTTGCCACAGGATTCATATACCTTGCACCATAATAGTACAAGCCTGTCTCTTCATCGAACTGCTTACCGTTGAACTTATACGGCAGGTCTTCACTGCTGCTGTGCTCGTCAACTAACAGTTCACCGTATGGTAGGTAAGCATCATACTGCGTGATATTGGCTTTATCATCAGTAATGTAAGACGTACTGCCGAGATGGTCACTGTGATAGAAGAAGGTTTCCTCACGTGTTGTGTCATTTGGAATATAGCCATAACCAGCCTGCGGGTCATCAGGGTTGCTCGGGTCATTCCAGCTTACAGGTGGACCAGGGTTGGTATTCGGGGTCGTGTTAGGACGTGGAGTCTGAATCCAACCCTGTGGCACATCATGGTTACCGAGTTCTGTAAGGACAGCATTATAACCAACACCAGTGTTCTCCGGATCACCATACGCGCCCTTTTCTGTCGGTACACCAGGAGCTACACCCACCTTCTTATAGTACGCCTCCTTCTGTGTCTGAATCTGATTCATACGTTCAGCATAATCCTGCTGACCAGCGGTTACGTATGAGCCGTTGCGTCCGTAAACGTTGTTAAACAGACCTGTTCCTATCCTTGAAGCAACTCGTTTGTCACCAATGCAGTAATGCTTTGTAAAGCGATTCTTGTTAATCCTGATTATCGAAGCTGGATAAAGCACCTCACGAAGTCGTTCGAAGTCATAGATGTAAGAGATTCATCATTCCATAAATATAGTTAATATTAAATTATATAATTTAGTATAATTATTTACTCTCAATCAGAAACCTAGAAGTCTAATAACCAATAATCTGATTTAGGGTTCATGTTACGAGACAATTGAACTTCTAAATTTGTTTTTGACTGGAAGATACCTTTTTCATCAACACTATAGATATTTTGTTCATAACATTGAATTATTGTCTTTAGCCAACTTTCTATGGAGTCATATATCATGATAGGAGCATCAGATAATAAGACCTGAGGACTATAATAAAATAGAGCTTTATATGTCTCTCTGCTTGAATCAAGGTCTATGAGGATAGGATCTTCATAAACCCCATCAAAAATAAATGGATACATACGTTCATCATCGGCATAAGATGCTTGCATTATTTTATTTTGAGTCATTATATCTCTCGATAAAGAATATGCGGCATAATTGCCCATAGAAGAAAGTTTATTTGGTTTTCTTCACCTTCACTTAAATCTAGAAGGAGTTCATGAGCACATCCTGTCTTCCACAGGTATAAATCTAAAAGTTCTGGGCAACATTCGAGTTCTAAGAGTCTAAACGCACTCTCTATACTTTGTTTGTCTTTCCAATTAAAGTCCCAATCCATTTCATTCAATATTGGATTATGAGCTTGGATAAGTTGTCTTTCCAGTTTTTTGATAAGATCGTTCATCTTTAAAATTATCTAATTTGTGGTTGTCTACTATCATATTCATTCATATAACGTGTCGTTGGTGGAATAAGTAGGAACGTGGATCTCTGTACCGTACTTCCAATAGCCTCTAAAGCACTTGAGAAAATTTTTCCTAAGACAATTGCTCCAAAAACCTTATTCACATTTTTAGATTCGGGCTGTCTACGTAAATAAGGCATAGCTTGAGGAACTAGTCTTGGTTTTTCTCCTTGTTTTTTAGGAACCAGGACTACTTGTATTATATCACCAGTTTTCAAATGGTTGAACCTTATAAATGCCCCCAAATACCCTCCATGACTCCTGTTCTCTATTAATGGTACATAGTTTACGGCAGCCCCTTTACCACCTTCCATTGTCGTCGCATATGGAAACTCATCTCTATCATAACCAATCTTGGGTGCTAATCCGCTATCTTTTAAAGATGCTTTTCTTCGTGTATTTCTATTGGATACGTTCGAATCATAAGTTAAACTTATTGAACTTCTATTGTGCATATACATCTTATGAGTCTTATACACGTTTGCCCATTTGCCTTGATAAACAAAAAAAGTAACTCTTTTAGGTCTATTAGAATCATTTCCTTCTGGTCGCTCGCCAAATTTATCAATAAAACTGATAGGATTATCTTTACAATATACATAAGAACCTAAAAACTTATACTTCTCTGCCAACGGATCCACCCCATACCAAATACTTGCCATAGGATTCAAGTACCTTGCACCATAGTAGTACAACCCTGTTTCTTCATCCAGCTCCTTGCCGTTGAACTTATACGGTATTTCCTCACTTGATGAGTGTTCATCCACAAGCAGTTCACCATACGGTAGGTATGCATCATACTGCGTGATGTTGGCTTTATCATCTGTGATGTAAGACGTACTACCTAAGTGGTCACTATGATAGAAGAAAGTTTCTTCACGTGTCGTGTCATTGGCAATGTAGCCGTAACCAGCCTGTGGGTCATCAGGGTTACTCGGGTCATTCCAACTTACAGGTGGACCGGGGTTGGTATTCGGTGTGGTGTTGGGGCGTGGAATCTGAATCCAACCCTGTGGCACATCATGGTTGCCGAGTGTGTCAATGATAGAGTTATACCCTCGCTTTGTGTTCTCCGGGTCACCATACGCACCCTTCATTGTAGGTACACCAGGGGCAATGCCCTGCTGCTTATAGTATGCCTCTTTCTGCTTCTGAATCTGATTCATACGCTCTGCATAGTCCTGCTGACCTGCAGTTACATATGAGCCGTTGCGTCCATAGACGTTGTTAAACAGACCCGTTCCTATCCTTGAAGCAACTCGTTTGTCACCAATGAAGTAATGCTTTGTAAAGCGATTCTTGTTTACAGAGAGGATACTTGCTGGGTAGAGCGTGAAGTTGTCCGTCTCGTGGAAGGTGATACCCTGTGGTGCACCGTTAATATACACACCCTCCATCGTACCGTAACTCTTCATAATACGTTCACCAGCTGCGTTGTAAGTGTAACGACTTGTCTTGCCGTTATCAGAGAGTACCATGAGTCGATTGTCCTCATCCCAGTACATCTCTCGGGTAGTGTTCGCCGAATCGTTCGTTACCAGCGTAGGATTACCATTGGCATCATACGTGTAATGGTCGTGACCAATCTGTGTTGGAGCCGTCGGATGGTTACTGTCCTCATACTTATAAGCAAAGTTATAAGACTTAGCAGTTGTCGTTGAGTCCACTTTCTGAACTTTTGTCAGTGGCTCGCTCATCTTCCCGAAGGTCATCGCCATGTCGTAGGGGGCGTTCTTCGCCTTGCCTGTAGCATGAATCAGTCGGTTTAACGCCTAATAGATATAAATGCGTATTAGTCTTTCTCCAAGAGTAGTTTCTTTACCTTGTACTTTACTTTGGTTCTTCTTCATTTTTTAGTTTCCCTGTGGAATCTGTCTGATAATATTTGACACCATACACTCTTCCCATTCCCATGTGCAAGACTCTATATCGAGTGTCGGGTGCCAATACGGCACGCTTTGGATTATTTACAACCGTATCAATGTTAGGAAAGCATGCCTCCACTTGATATTTCGAAGAAATATTATTTAGATCAAGTGTGTCAATTCCTTTTTCTTTCTTTTTTTCTTTTAACTCTATATCATAGGAATAAAATAATTCTTTTTCGCCATCAGGCTCAATATAAAAACTTAACATATCATACACGTAGAAAGTCTGTTTCTCTTCGTCAAACGTGAAATCATGATTGTCGCATGCACAAAGTGTAAACACTATTGTTACCAATATTATTCTATTTTTTATTGCTTGTATGTTTTTTGAATTCATTCCACCATTTATTGATTTGTTCGATTTTGTCTTTCTCCTTCAGTTTGTCATTCTTAAACAAATTCCCGATAGATGCTTTGAAGTGTGTCGTAACGAATTCGCGGAAAGCGTCATATGTTTTAGTCCCTTGCTGAGCCTCTATTTCGCGAGGAGCATCGTCGTGGTTGCCAGCCTTAATATAACCTGCTATTGTTTTAAGCAAATATTTTGTCAGACCCTTATCGCGCGCAATCTGCTTAGTGTGTACCACCTCGTGCGAGAATTGGCGGAACCAGACGTCATAATCCTGCCCAGCTCTGCTATTATCAAGATAATATGGCGACACAAGGATTCGTGCATTATTGGGAGAGCCGCCAATTGTAATGCTATTGCCTTCGGGTTGAGAAATGAATTCTTCAAGCCTTGCATTCTTCACATACGTAATGGGAACGTTCGCTACCAAAGACAATAAGTGAGCGGCTGATTCCCTAAAGGTATAGTATGTTACTTCATGGGGTATCCTCATTAACGTATTGGCGGAGCCTACTGCTTGGTACAGAACAACGGTTTCGACATGTTTTACAACAATGCCCTTAGGGAACATTCCCATAACATCAATATTCGCAATTGGACTCCCGTTACAATATGTATACGAACCTACCGACACATACTTTTCTGTTAAATTATCCACCCCATACCACAAACTTATGATTGGGTCCATGTATCTTGCACCGTAATAGTACAGACCTGTCTCATCATCGAACTGTTTACCATTGAACTTATACGGTAGGTCCTCACTACTGCTATGCTCGTCAACTAACAGTTCACCGTATGGTAGGTAAGCATCATACTGGGTGATGTTGGCTTTGTCATCTGTGATATAAGACGTTGAGCCGAGGTGGTCACTATGATAGAAGAAGGTCTCTTCCTTTGTGGTGTCGTTTGGAATATATCCATAACCAGCCTGCGGGTCATCAGGGTTGCTTGGGTCATTCCAGCTTACAGGTGGACCGGGGTTAGTATTCGGTGTGGTGTTGGGGCGTGGAGTTTGAATCCACCCCTGTGGCACATCGTGGTTACCGAGTGTGTCAATGATAGAGTTATACCCTCGTTTTGTATTCTCGGGGTCACCATACGCACCCTTCATTGTAGGTACACCAGGGGCAATGCCCTGCTGCTTATAGTATGCTTCCTTCTGACGTTGTATTTGGTTCATACGTTCAGCATAATCCTGCTGACCAGCAGTAACGTATGAGCCGTTACGTCCATAGACGTTATTGAACAAGCCTGTTCCTAGCCTTGAAGCAGCTCGTTTGTCACCAAGGAAGTAATGCTTCGTGAAGCGGTTCTTGTTGACAGAGAGGATACTTGCAGGATAAAGTGTGAAGTTGTCCGTCTCGTGGAAAGTAATACCCTGCGGTGCTCCATTGATATACACACCCTCCATCGTACCGTAACTCTTCATGATGCGTTCGCCAGCAGCGTTATAAGTATAGCGTGAGGTTTTGCCATTATCGCTTAAGACCATCAGGCGGTTGTCCTCGTCCCAGTACATCTCACGGGTCGTGTTGGTTGAGTCGTTCGTTACCAGCGTTGGATTACCGTTGGCATCGTAGGTGTAATGGTCATGACCAATCTGCGTTGGAGCCGTCGGGTGGTTGCTGTCCTCATACTTATAAGCAAAGTTATAAGACTTGGCGGTTGTTGTTGAGTCCACTTTCTGTACCTTAGTGAGCGGTTCACTCATCCGTCCGAACGACATCACCATATCATACGATGCACGCTTTGCCTTACCGTTTGCGTGGACAAGGCGGTTCAGTTCATCATACTCATACGTATGCGAACTCCTTCCTCCTAACTTCGCCTTGTTGAGTTTCGTCAGCGACGTTGGGTTGGCAGCATTCGTAATACCGAGGATATTATCCACAGCATCATAGCGATACTTGTTTTCCATCACAGTCTGACCATCCGCTGTAAGGTTCATCACCTGCAGACGTTCACGCTGCTTGTCGTAGGTATAGGTTGTCTCCGTGCCATTACCAAGTTTCGTATAGACCGTATGACCCTCCTTGTCGTAACCTATCCTGTCAACTATAACGCTCTGACGTCCCTGTTTATTGCTCGTAAGACACTCAACCTGTCCGGCAGCATTGTAGTGATAAGTTACCACTTCACCGTCAGGATAAGTCATTGTCTGTACACGATTCCAGCTGTCATAGGTAGCACCATAGACATAAGTCCTAATATCTGCTACGCTCGCCATGACTGTACGGACAGTTTTCGTCACCTCACCCTGTCGACCATAGTAATAGGCTTCACCGCCCGAAGCATTCTCTACAAGAGCAAGAACAAAAGGGCAAAAATAAGCTTCATTTCTTACTTCCATGATAACCTTTCATATAGAGTCTCATGCAAAGTACTGAGAGCAGGCCTAATGAAAGAATTCCCAACCTAACATATATATCCTCTTTTTCATCATAAAAAAGTGTATCATTCCATTTATTATGGTATAAAATTTTATTTAGATTCCCGTCATTTATATCCTTCCTACTTACTGTGACAGTGTATTCCTTACTCATATAACGTACTATGATATATGAAGTTATATTTATAGCACCACTATGTTCTGACACTATTTTATATGACTTAATTGGACCCGATTTAATTGCTTGAGTATCGTAATAAACAACTATAATACTGTAGAATAAATATATAATACAGCCAGAGATCATCAATAGAAGATATCTACGAACTTGTTTGTATTCCATTTTATTGACCACCATAATCTTTAGGTAATTGTGATTGTACTTTCTTTCCAACTTCTTTTTTTACCGTCTCTACCCCTGTTGTAAATGAGACCAAAGTCCCATATAATGCTCTCGCTTCTCTCATTGCTGATTTAGCATTTCTAATTAATTTCATGTTAGGAGTTCTACGTGACTGTAATTTTTCTAATTTATGTAAAGCAACACTATAGTTATGCCTAGCCTCTGCTGTTGCTTTTTTTAGATAGCTTGACGGGAGAATATGTCCAACTCCTTTGCTTATAAGAGTTTCTGCTATGATGGACTTCACAGACATTTCTTCTTTATTTATAACTCTCCCTATAACATTTTCGAGACCTTCCAATAAGAAGCCAATCCCCCTCTTTAGCTATAAACTTTGCTACAGGGTTTTTAATAATCTTCAAAATGCTTGAAATGCCATTATTGATGGCACCTTCCGCTGCACCTGTTGCAATACCCCATGTGATGCTCAAATAATCTCTCCCCTCTAATTCTTTATTTGCATTGATGAAAGAGTTTATAGAGACCTTATCCATCTTATCCATGATAATCGTTAAATATTGCGATAATCCACCAGCAACCCCTCCGATAATAACACCATCAATCCCTATTTTTCCATCTTTGTCATAGTATCTAATAGGATTATCAGAGCAATAGACATAACTAAGTAACGTTGGCTTTGTGAGGCTCATTGGATCCACCCCATACCAAATACTTGACATAGGATTCAAGTACCTTGCACCATAATAGTATAGACCAGTCTCTTCATCAAACTGTTTGCCATTG is from Prevotella melaninogenica and encodes:
- a CDS encoding RHS repeat-associated core domain-containing protein, which codes for MSEPLTKVQKVDSTTTAKSYNFAYKYEDSNHPTAPTQIGHDHYTYDANGNPTLVTNDSANTTREMYWDEDNRLMVLSDNGKTSRYTYNAAGERIMKSYGTMEGVYINGAPQGITFHETDNFTLYPASILSVNKNRFTKHYFIGDKRVASRIGTGLFNNVYGRNGSYVTAGQQDYAERMNQIQKQKEAYYKQQGIAPGVPTMKGAYGDPENTKRGYNSIIDTLGNHDVPQGWIQIPRPNTTPNTNPGPPVSWNDPSNPDDPQAGYGYIANDTTREETFFYHSDHLGSTSYITDDKANITQYDAYLPYGELLVDEHSSSEEIPYKFNGKELDEETGLYYYGARYLNPMASIWYGVDPLAEKYKFLGSYVYCKDNPISFIDKFGERPEGNDSNRPKRVTFFVYQGKWANVYKTHKMYMHNRSSISLTYDSNVSNRNTRRKASLKDSGLAPKIGYDRDEFPYATTMEGGKGAAVNYVPLIENRSHGGYLGAFIRFNHLKTGDIIQVVLVPKKQGEKPRLVPQAMPYLRRQPESKNVNKVFGAIVLGKIFSSALEAIGSTVQRSTFLLIPPTTRYMNEYDSRQPQIR
- a CDS encoding RHS repeat-associated core domain-containing protein, encoding MASVADIRTYVYGATYDSWNRVQTMTYPDGEVVTYHYNAAGQVECLTSNKQGRQSVIVDRIGYDKEGHTVYTKLGNGTETTYTYDKQRERLQVMNLTADGQTVMENKYRYDAVDNILGITNAANPTSLTKLNKAKLGGRSSHTYEYDELNRLVHANGKAKRASYDMVMSFGRMSEPLTKVQKVDSTTTAKSYNFAYKYEDSNHPTAPTQIGHDHYTYDANGNPTLVTNDSTNTTREMYWDEDNRLMVLSDNGKTSRYTYNAAGERIMKSYGTMEGVYINGAPQGITFHETDNFTLYPASILSVNKNRFTKHYFLGDKRAASRLGTGLFNNVYGRNGSYVTAGQQDYAERMNQIQRQKEAYYKQQGIAPGVPTMKGAYGDPENTKRGYNSIIDTLGNHDVPQGWIQTPRPNTTPNTNPGPPVSWNDPSNPDDPQAGYGYIPNDTTKEETFFYHSDHLGSTSYITDDKANITQYDAYLPYGELLVDEHSSSEDLPYKFNGKQFDDETGLYYYGARYMDPIISLWYGVDNLTEKYVSVGSYTYCNGSPIANIDVMGMFPKGIVVKHVETVVLYQAVGSANTLMRIPHEVTYYTFRESAAHLLSLVANVPITYVKNARLEEFISQPEGNSITIGGSPNNARILVSPYYLDNSRAGQDYDVWFRQFSHEVVHTKQIARDKGLTKYLLKTIAGYIKAGNHDDAPREIEAQQGTKTYDAFREFVTTHFKASIGNLFKNDKLKEKDKIEQINKWWNEFKKHTSNKK